TGGGACCCCGCGTGCCGCGAGAGCTTCTGGCTCACGACCGACTACCTGCCCGAGATCGTCGAGCTCGACGTGCCGCGCTTCCCGACACTCGCCGAGCTGGCGGGCTGCCTCGGAGGACGGATCGAGACGCAGATGCTGCCCGTGCCCCACGACTGCGTGGACGGCTTTCTCGGGGCCTTCTGGCGGAGGCCCGACGCCTATCTCGACCCTGCGGTTCGCGGCGCGATGTCCTGCTTCGCAGAGCTTCCGGCCGGGCGCGTCGACGCGGGGCTCACGCGCCTCGCCGAGGATCTGAACGCAGGGCGCTGGACGGCCAGGTACGGGCATGTGCAAGACCAGGACAGCGCCGATCTCGGCTACCGATTGGTCGTCGCCGATCTCGGCGCGCCGGATGGGAGGCGGCGCTGACTCCCGCACTCGCCGAGGCTCTCAACCGCGCGCGCTACATCTACCTGACGAC
The window above is part of the Candidatus Methylomirabilota bacterium genome. Proteins encoded here:
- a CDS encoding class I SAM-dependent methyltransferase, which codes for MQAVYDTIGTGYAAKRRADPRIARAIGKALGDAASVVNLGAGAGSYEPPDLPVVAVEPSWEMIGQRPRGSTPVVQAVAERLPFPDGAFDAALAVLTVHHWSDRRAGLAELARVAGRAVIVTWDPACRESFWLTTDYLPEIVELDVPRFPTLAELAGCLGGRIETQMLPVPHDCVDGFLGAFWRRPDAYLDPAVRGAMSCFAELPAGRVDAGLTRLAEDLNAGRWTARYGHVQDQDSADLGYRLVVADLGAPDGRRR